The proteins below are encoded in one region of Apium graveolens cultivar Ventura chromosome 4, ASM990537v1, whole genome shotgun sequence:
- the LOC141719385 gene encoding CENP-B homolog protein 2-like has translation MIEWYTTDTYNINFVLQYTPMSSHHLKGVKKSAITDKIRSAICEYKKENPGVSQKDLQAWVHQKYDLDISQSTISNTLKRASEYLSDERKQSDVKKHKSAKYPELEKVLFEWFLQRQDKVNMSGEIIQEKGKELMKKMYGESNSDFSFSSGWLERFKARYGIKSYRRFGESGSVMMENIENALPGIRSKLDQFQLKDIYNMDETGLFYRLEADHSLATKQLEGRKKDKERITVVVCCNGDGSDKVPLWIIGKYANPRCFKNVNINNLNCVYRFNKKAWMTGLLFQEFVTWFDSKMNGRKVLLIVDNCPAHPKIVEGLRNTELFFLPPNTTSKIQPCDAGIIRAFKVHYRRRLYSSMLQSLEVNATNPEKVNILNAISFANMAWNIDVKTTTIANCFRHCKIRSEENDEQELGEINEGVEGLNEVISNLRYRNVMDVEHLLNYPNENDAVMESPTDEEIIESVMSTDEGTDPEPDDSNVIPSVSSKEAFQALTTLNNYLLQHEQNIPGVIFALHKVKDEINFGFGGKKKQATIDSYFNKN, from the coding sequence ATGATAGAATGGTACACTACAGACACATACAATATCAACTTTGTTTTACAGTATACACCAATGTCTTCGCATCATCTAAAAGGAGTGAAAAAATCAGCAATCACAGATAAGATAAGGAGTGCTATTTGTGAATATAAAAAGGAGAATCCAGGTGTAAGCCAGAAAGATTTACAAGCATGGGTACATCAAAAATATGACTTAGATATCAGTCAATCAACTATATCAAACACACTCAAGAGAGCCTCGGAATACTTGTCCGACGAGAGGAAACAAAGTGATGTCAAAAAACACAAATCAGCAAAATATCCAGAGTTAGAGAAAGTTTTGTTTGAGTGGTTTCTTCAAAGGCAAGATAAAGTTAATATGTCTGGAGAAATCATTCAAGAAAAAGGAAAGGAGCTAATGAAGAAAATGTATGGGGAAAGTAATTCCGATTTTAGCTTTTCCAGTGGATGGTTAGAACGTTTCAAGGCAAGATATGGAATCAAATCTTATCGGCGTTTTGGTGAAAGTGGTTCAGTGATGATGGAGAACATTGAAAATGCATTGCCAGGCATCCGATCAAAATTGGATCAATTTCAGTTGAAAGATATTTATAACATGGATGAAACGGGATTATTCTATCGACTTGAAGCTGACCATTCACTAGCTACCAAACAGCTAGAGGGCCGCAAAAAAGATAAAGAGAGAATCACTGTAGTTGTGTGTTGCAACGGTGATGGGTCTGACAAAGTTCCACTTTGGATCATTGGTAAGTACGCCAATCCTAGGTGCTTTAAAAATGTGAATATAAACAATCTTAATTGTGTGTATCGTTTTAACAAGAAGGCTTGGATGACTGGCTTGCTTTTTCAAGAATTTGTTACTTGGTTTGATAGTAAAATGAATGGCAGGAAGGTACTTTTGATTGTTGACAATTGTCCTGCTCATCCAAAAATAGTTGAAGGCTTGAGAAATACAGAGTTGTTCTTTCTACCTCCTAACACAACATCTAAGATTCAACCATGCGATGCTGGAATTATTCGAGCATTTAAAGTTCACTATCGGCGTCGTCTATATTCTAGCATGTTGCAAAGTCTTGAAGTTAATGCAACAAATCCTGAAAAAGTTAATATCTTGAATGCTATTAGTTTTGCTAACATGGCTTGGAATATTGATGTGAAAACAACCACAATTGCAAATTGTTTTCGGCATTGCAAGATTCGTTcagaagaaaatgatgaacaaGAACTTGGAGAAATAAATGAAGGTGTCGAAGGATTAAATGAAGTTATCTCTAATTTACGATATAGGAATGTGATGGATGTCGAGCATCTCTTAAACTATCCAAACGAGAATGATGCGGTTATGGAATCACCTACGGATGAAGAAATCATTGAGTCGGTAATGAGCACTGATGAAGGGACTGATCCTGAACCCGACGATAGCAATGTCATCCCAAGCGTGTCATCAAAGGAAGCATTTCAAGCACTCACCACTTTGAACAATTACTTGTTACAACACGAGCAAAACATACCAGGAGTTATTTTTGCTTTACATAAAGTCAAGGACGAGATTAATTTTGGCTTTGGTGGAAAGAAGAAACAAGCTACAATAGattcatattttaataagaattaa